A window of Euwallacea similis isolate ESF13 chromosome 10, ESF131.1, whole genome shotgun sequence contains these coding sequences:
- the LOC136411475 gene encoding motile sperm domain-containing protein 2-like isoform X1 — MAVAAVPQSLVDELRSVFLKEVESQELNSVHPKDYERVKTDDHWLRRFLAHCENSIPLTTKMMWTSLKWRKEQQVNDIKESNIKMDIIIKGAFFPYGEDIDGNTLLIFKCKLHSKGGVNVDELRRCIIYWFERTERLFCLKLFIFHANNICVFRMTKGEPVSLFFDMDGCGLSNMDLDLIKYLIGLFKDYYPFFLNYIIIFEMPWILNAAFKIVKSWLPEKALEKLKMVGKKDLSNYVPKNQAFTSWGGESTYVFRFISEELQKTDQMLPVETGTGATNIRKVHFVDGSPMSEQQPAAPSEPKDDGPLAVTPSNIITFLREGAELVSTLELHNTDPTTQIAFKLKTTSPEKFRVKPSTGCLKPGSKETVTVALLPGFQLGGLSKDKFLVMSSVLDEKEAQYLDLSELWKAPGTRKVFQTRLRCVQSGEVTRNGNVVVNHGAHSVNNGDSQLIQLSNSIAQIRDSQHCFDRSLRKLLYIQIGQFLLILVLGFSLFYVLNQGLSGIPSENQYCAKPDSPRP; from the exons ATGGCTGTAGCTGCAGTGCCGCAAAGCCTAGTTGATGAGCTGAGAAGTGTCTTCCTGAAAGAAGTTGAAAGCCAGGAGCTCAACA GTGTCCACCCTAAAGACTATGAGAGAGTCAAAACTGATGACCACTGGTTGAGGCGATTTTTAGCCCATTGTGAAAATAGCATTCCACTTACTACAAAAATGATGTGGACCTCTTTAAAGTGGAGAAAAGAGCAACAAGTcaatg ATATTAAAGAAAGCAACATCAAAATGGATATCATCATTAAAGGTGCTTTCTTTCCATATGGAGAAGATATAGATGGTAACACTTTACTCATTTTTAAGTGTAAACTACATTCAAAAGGGGGTGTCAATGTGGATGAACTGAGAAgatgtattatttattggttTGAGAGGACTGAGAGGTTGTtttgtctaaaattatttatattccaTGCAAACAATATATGTGTTTTTAGAATGACAAAAGGGGAACCAGTCAGCTTATTCTTTGATATGGATGGATGTGGGCTAAGCAACATGGATTTAGATTTAATCAAATATCTAATAGGCCTTTTCAAAGATTATTACCCATTCTTCTTGAACTAtatcataatttttgagatgCCATGGATTTTAAATG ctgcatttaaaatagtgaaaaGTTGGTTGCCTGAGAAAGCTTTAGAGAAGCTAAAAATGGTGGGCAAAAAGGATTTATCAAACTATGTGCCAAAGAATCAGGCTTTCACGTCGTGGGGTGGTGAAAGTACTTATGTTTTCCGATTTATTTCCGAGGAATTACAAAAGACTGATCAAATGCTGCCTGTTGAAACTGGCACTGGTGCTACCAATATACGAAag GTTCATTTCGTGGACGGCTCTCCTATGTCCGAACAACAACCCGCAGCACCTTCAGAACCAAAAGATG ATGGACCTCTCGCAGTCACCCCGTCAAACATTATCACCTTCCTCAGGGAGGGAGCGGAGTTAGTTAGCACCTTGGAGTTGCACAACACGGATCCGACTACCCAAATTGCATTTAAG CTAAAAACCACCTCGCCAGAAAAATTCAGGGTAAAACCGAGCACCGGCTGTTTGAAACCCGGTTCCAAAGAAACCGTTACTGTGGCATTGCTACCAGGCTTCCAGTTGGGAGGCCTGTCCAAGGACAAATTCCTGGTGATGAGCTCGGTACTGGACGAGAAGGAAGCGCAGTATTTAGATTTGTCCGAGTTGTGGAAG gcGCCCGGCACGAGAAAGGTGTTTCAAACGCGCTTGCGCTGTGTGCAAAGCGGCGAAGTGACTCGCAATGGCAATGTAGTGGTGAACCACGGGGCGCATTCGGTCAACAACGGCGATTCTCAGCTGATTCAATTGAGCAATTCCATCGCGCAGATTCGCGACAGTCAACATTGCTTCGATCGGTCACTGCGCAAGCTTTTATACATTCAAATTGGGCAATTCTTGCTCATCTTAGTATTAG GCTTCAGTCTTTTCTATGTTTTGAACCAAGGACTGAGCGGCATCCCCAGCGAGAATCAATACTGTGCGAAACCTGATTCGCCCCGGCCGTAG
- the LOC136411480 gene encoding transcriptional repressor CTCF-like → MATQFVEASVKLEDQSDNVTEIQSYLAGFQKEIGDSNLPSTAAVSEEADAEGDGEEGTYFVDQAGHYYFQAKGSAQPVMTVMSTLPSQGSEEGEDFVINQDNEENEPAEEPEEPALNSNNNQILINSGNAFQRVTVVPADANSGELSYVLIVQDPDLKEGDTNEEDQDMAVYDFDDEQDDGSVQMDSDTEDDKSKIVKVIPRKSTQTVSQPHMCNYCNYTSSKRYLLSRHMKSHSEERPHKCSVCERGFKTLASLQNHVNTHTGTKPHACKFCDAAFTTSGELVRHVRYRHTHEKPHKCTECDYASVELSKLKRHIRCHTGERPYQCPHCTYASPDTFKLKRHLRIHTGEKPYECEICTARFTQSNSLKAHRLTHNIGDKPIFQCDLCPTTCGRKTDLRIHVQKLHTSDKPLKCKRCGRSFPDRYSYKLHSKSHEGEKCFKCDLCPYASISARHLESHMLIHTDQKPYECDLCDQSFRQKQLLKRHQNLYHNPEYIPPQPREKKHECPECSRTFTHKGNLIRHMAAHDPDPVIQRKQLELKLGRQKKIQMIDGQQVEVLGSGLGSDEEEEIDMMAVEGADGQQYVVLEVIQLADGEEQAMVVAGDGDDNLVGMDGVMQNGELDEDVIKALQSARRIDKQEKEEEEDEKKPIIPSTETDMQNCFGFDEEDEDDQQRETLTLLSGIN, encoded by the exons ATGGCTACTCAGTTTGTGGAGGCTTCAGTAAAATTGGAAGACCAATCAGACAACGTTACTGAAATCCAGTCCTACTTGGCCGGCTTTCAAAAGGAAATTGGGGATAGCAATTTGCCCTCTACTGCAG CTGTATCGGAGGAGGCAGATGCAGAAGGGGACGGCGAAGAAGGCACTTACTTTGTAGATCAGGCGGGGCATTACTACTTTCAAGCCAAAGGCTCTGCGCAGCCCGTGATGACTGTTATGTCCACCTTGCCCTCCCAAGGCAGTGAGGAGGGAGAAGACTTTGTAATCAACCAGGATAACGAGGAAAACGAACCGGCCGAGGAACCCGAGGAG cCTGCTTTGAACAGCAACAACAATCAGATCCTGATCAATTCGGGCAATGCCTTTCAGAGGGTGACAGTGGTGCCGGCGGACGCAAACTCAGGAGAGCTGAGCTACGTGCTCATTGTACAGGACCCGGATTTAAAGGAGGGGGACACCAATGAAGAGGATCAAGACATGGCCG TGTATGATTTTGACGACGAACAAGACGACGGCAGCGTCCAAATGGATTCTGACACCGAAGACGACAAGTCGAAAATCGTCAAAGTAATCCCCCGGAAAAGCACGCAGACGGTGTCCCAGCCGCATATGTGCAACTATTGCAACTACACCAGCTCAAAAAGGTACCTACTCTCCAGACACATGAAATCTCACTCCGAGGAGCGACCACACAAGTGCAGTGTTTGTGAACGAGGTTTCAAGACCTTGGCCTCGCTGCAGAACCATGTGAATACTCATACCGGCACCAAACCGCATGCGTGCAAGTTCTGTGACGCCGCGTTCACCACTTCAG GCGAGTTGGTACGACACGTCCGATACCGGCACACGCACGAAAAGCCGCACAAATGCACCGAGTGCGACTACGCAAGCGTGGAACTGTCTAAATTGAAGAGACACATCCGGTGTCACACGGGCGAGCGGCCTTACCAGTGCCCACACTGCACGTACGCCAGTCCTGATACTTTCAAGTTGAAGCGCCACCTAAGGATTCACACGGGCGAGAAACCGTACGAATGCGAGATTTGCACTGCTCGGTTCACGCAGAGTAACAGTCTAAAGGCGCACAGATTGACGCATAATA TCGGAGATAAGCCCATCTTCCAATGCGATCTCTGTCCGACGACTTGTGGCCGCAAAACCGACTTGCGTATCCACGTCCAAAAATTGCACACTTCCGACAAACCTTTGAAATGCAAGCGGTGCGGAAGGTCTTTTCCTGACAGATACAGCTATAAA CTCCACAGTAAATCTCACGAGGGCGAAAAGTGCTTCAAGTGCGATTTGTGTCCGTATGCATCAATCTCTGCCCGGCATCTAGAATCTCACATGCTCATCCACACAGATCAAAAACCGTATGAATGCGACCTATGCGATCAATCTTTCAGGCAGAAACAACTACTAAAGCGTCATCAAAACCTATACCATAATCCTGAGTATATTCCGCCGCAGCCCCGAGAGAAGAAGCATGAATGTCCGGAATGTTCGAGGACATTTACGCATAAAG GTAACTTGATACGGCATATGGCAGCACACGACCCTGATCCGGTAATTCAGCGGAAACAGCTCGAATTGAAGCTCGGACGGCAGAAAAAGATTCAGATGATAGACGGCCAGCAG GTGGAAGTGTTGGGTTCCGGTCTGGGATCGGACGAAGAAGAAGAGATTGATATGATGGCGGTGGAAGGGGCAGACGGACAACAATACGTTGTCCTAGAAGTGATTCAGCTTGCGGACGGAGAAGAACAGGCTATGGTTGTGGCTGGTGACGGTGACGACAACCTTGTGGGCATGGATGGAGTCATGCAGAACGGAG AATTAGATGAAGACGTCATTAAAGCTCTACAGTCAGCTCGAAGAATTGATAAACAAGAGAAAGAGGAGGAGGAAGACGAGAAGAAACCCATAATACCGAGCACCGAAACGGATATGCAAAACTGTTTTGGATTTGAT GAAGAAGATGAGGATGACCAGCAAAGAGAAACCCTCACCCTTCTTTCGGGTATAAACTGA
- the Awh gene encoding LIM/homeobox protein Awh codes for MEVCSKVKDCFVDGLEDREMKTEFRLCSACGDPISDKFLLEVSGRNWHARCLRCCVCQLQLDRQPSCFIRDRAIYCKADYAKSFGAKCSVCLRSISSSDWVRKARDHVYHLACFACAACHRQLSTGEEFALHEDRVLCKAHYLETLDGGTTSSDDGCDIDGYHKNKAKRVRTTFTEEQLQVLQANFQLDSNPDGQDLERIAQITGLSKRVTQVWFQNSRARQKKHMHTGKGKNQIHNSSREENSFGRHINLHLTYSFQQQNKNGIFSQPDSALDDLSQESTLHCMQSEV; via the exons ACTGAATTTCGGCTGTGTTCTGCCTGCGGCGACCCGATCAGCGACAAGTTCCTACTGGAGGTGTCCGGCAGGAACTGGCACGCGAGGTGTCTGCGCTGCTGCGTCTGCCAGTTGCAACTGGATCGGCAGCCATCTTGTTTCATACGGGATAGGGCGATATATTGCAAGGCTGACTATGCAAA AAGCTTCGGAGCCAAATGCTCGGTCTGTCTGCGCAGCATTTCTTCCAGCGATTGGGTGCGCAAAGCAAGAGACCACGTGTACCATTTGGCGTGCTTCGCCTGCGCAGCATGCCACCGTCAGTTGTCCACTGGAGAAGAATTCGCCCTGCACGAAGATCGGGTGCTCTGCAAGGCCCACTACTTGGAAACCCTGGACGGGGGTACCACTTCCTCTGACG ATGGCTGCGACATCGACGGGTACCACAAAAACAAGGCGAAGCGGGTGCGGACTACCTTCACGGAGGAGCAGCTGCAAGTACTGCAGGCCAATTTCCAGCTGGATTCCAATCCGGACGGGCAGGACCTGGAGAGGATAGCTCAGATCACTGGACTGAGCAAACGGGTCACGCAGGTCTGGTTCCAGAATTCTCGGGCCAGACAGAAAAAACATATGCACACTGGGAAGGGGAAAAATCAAA TCCACAATAGTAGCCGAGAAGAGAACAGCTTTGGAAGGCACATTAATCTCCATTTAACGTACTCCTTCCAGCAGCAAAACAAGAATGGTATCTTCTCGCAACCTG ATTCAGCTTTAGACGACCTGTCGCAGGAATCTACACTACATTGTATGCAAAGTGAAGTGTAG
- the LOC136411475 gene encoding motile sperm domain-containing protein 2-like isoform X2, with translation MAVAAVPQSLVDELRSVFLKEVESQELNSVHPKDYERVKTDDHWLRRFLAHCENSIPLTTKMMWTSLKWRKEQQVNDIKESNIKMDIIIKGAFFPYGEDIDGNTLLIFKCKLHSKGGVNVDELRRCIIYWFERTERMTKGEPVSLFFDMDGCGLSNMDLDLIKYLIGLFKDYYPFFLNYIIIFEMPWILNAAFKIVKSWLPEKALEKLKMVGKKDLSNYVPKNQAFTSWGGESTYVFRFISEELQKTDQMLPVETGTGATNIRKVHFVDGSPMSEQQPAAPSEPKDDGPLAVTPSNIITFLREGAELVSTLELHNTDPTTQIAFKLKTTSPEKFRVKPSTGCLKPGSKETVTVALLPGFQLGGLSKDKFLVMSSVLDEKEAQYLDLSELWKAPGTRKVFQTRLRCVQSGEVTRNGNVVVNHGAHSVNNGDSQLIQLSNSIAQIRDSQHCFDRSLRKLLYIQIGQFLLILVLGFSLFYVLNQGLSGIPSENQYCAKPDSPRP, from the exons ATGGCTGTAGCTGCAGTGCCGCAAAGCCTAGTTGATGAGCTGAGAAGTGTCTTCCTGAAAGAAGTTGAAAGCCAGGAGCTCAACA GTGTCCACCCTAAAGACTATGAGAGAGTCAAAACTGATGACCACTGGTTGAGGCGATTTTTAGCCCATTGTGAAAATAGCATTCCACTTACTACAAAAATGATGTGGACCTCTTTAAAGTGGAGAAAAGAGCAACAAGTcaatg ATATTAAAGAAAGCAACATCAAAATGGATATCATCATTAAAGGTGCTTTCTTTCCATATGGAGAAGATATAGATGGTAACACTTTACTCATTTTTAAGTGTAAACTACATTCAAAAGGGGGTGTCAATGTGGATGAACTGAGAAgatgtattatttattggttTGAGAGGACTGAGAG AATGACAAAAGGGGAACCAGTCAGCTTATTCTTTGATATGGATGGATGTGGGCTAAGCAACATGGATTTAGATTTAATCAAATATCTAATAGGCCTTTTCAAAGATTATTACCCATTCTTCTTGAACTAtatcataatttttgagatgCCATGGATTTTAAATG ctgcatttaaaatagtgaaaaGTTGGTTGCCTGAGAAAGCTTTAGAGAAGCTAAAAATGGTGGGCAAAAAGGATTTATCAAACTATGTGCCAAAGAATCAGGCTTTCACGTCGTGGGGTGGTGAAAGTACTTATGTTTTCCGATTTATTTCCGAGGAATTACAAAAGACTGATCAAATGCTGCCTGTTGAAACTGGCACTGGTGCTACCAATATACGAAag GTTCATTTCGTGGACGGCTCTCCTATGTCCGAACAACAACCCGCAGCACCTTCAGAACCAAAAGATG ATGGACCTCTCGCAGTCACCCCGTCAAACATTATCACCTTCCTCAGGGAGGGAGCGGAGTTAGTTAGCACCTTGGAGTTGCACAACACGGATCCGACTACCCAAATTGCATTTAAG CTAAAAACCACCTCGCCAGAAAAATTCAGGGTAAAACCGAGCACCGGCTGTTTGAAACCCGGTTCCAAAGAAACCGTTACTGTGGCATTGCTACCAGGCTTCCAGTTGGGAGGCCTGTCCAAGGACAAATTCCTGGTGATGAGCTCGGTACTGGACGAGAAGGAAGCGCAGTATTTAGATTTGTCCGAGTTGTGGAAG gcGCCCGGCACGAGAAAGGTGTTTCAAACGCGCTTGCGCTGTGTGCAAAGCGGCGAAGTGACTCGCAATGGCAATGTAGTGGTGAACCACGGGGCGCATTCGGTCAACAACGGCGATTCTCAGCTGATTCAATTGAGCAATTCCATCGCGCAGATTCGCGACAGTCAACATTGCTTCGATCGGTCACTGCGCAAGCTTTTATACATTCAAATTGGGCAATTCTTGCTCATCTTAGTATTAG GCTTCAGTCTTTTCTATGTTTTGAACCAAGGACTGAGCGGCATCCCCAGCGAGAATCAATACTGTGCGAAACCTGATTCGCCCCGGCCGTAG